The Mycobacterium paragordonae genome includes a region encoding these proteins:
- the infC gene encoding translation initiation factor IF-3: MSTETRVNERIRVPEVRLIGPGGEQVGIVRIEDALRVAADADLDLVEVAPNARPPVCKIMDYGKYKYEAAQKARESRRNQQQTVVKEQKLRPKIDDHDYETKKGHVVRFLEAGSKVKVTIMFRGREQSRPELGYRLLQRLGADVAEYGFVETSAKQDGRNMTMVLAPHRGAKTRARAQHPESAAGPADAAGDAQPS, from the coding sequence ATCAGCACTGAGACCCGCGTCAACGAGCGCATTCGCGTGCCTGAAGTTCGATTGATCGGCCCGGGGGGAGAGCAGGTAGGCATCGTGCGTATCGAAGACGCACTCCGCGTTGCCGCGGACGCCGATCTCGACCTTGTCGAAGTTGCTCCCAATGCCAGGCCGCCGGTCTGCAAGATCATGGACTACGGCAAGTACAAATACGAGGCGGCGCAGAAGGCGCGTGAATCCCGCAGGAATCAGCAGCAGACCGTCGTCAAGGAACAGAAGCTGCGACCGAAGATCGACGACCATGACTACGAGACCAAGAAGGGCCACGTGGTCCGCTTCCTCGAAGCGGGGTCGAAGGTAAAGGTCACCATCATGTTCCGCGGCCGCGAGCAGTCACGGCCGGAGCTGGGCTACCGGCTGCTCCAGCGGCTGGGCGCCGACGTCGCCGAATACGGATTCGTCGAAACGTCGGCCAAGCAGGACGGCCGCAACATGACGATGGTGCTGGCACCGCACCGTGGCGCGAAAACTCGCGCCAGGGCGCAACATCCGGAGAGTGCGGCAGGACCGGCCGATGCGGCTGGCGACGCCCAACCGTCCTAG
- the rpmI gene encoding 50S ribosomal protein L35, producing the protein MPKAKTHSGASKRFRRTGTGKIVRQKANRRHLLEHKATKRTRRLDGRTVVSANDTKRVNSMLNG; encoded by the coding sequence ATGCCTAAGGCCAAGACCCACAGCGGGGCTTCGAAGCGGTTCCGGCGCACCGGCACCGGCAAGATCGTCCGGCAGAAAGCCAACCGCCGGCATCTGCTCGAGCACAAGGCGACCAAGCGCACCCGTCGGCTCGACGGTCGCACGGTGGTGTCGGCCAACGACACCAAGCGGGTCAACTCGATGCTCAACGGCTGA
- the rplT gene encoding 50S ribosomal protein L20: protein MARVKRAVNAHKKRRSVLKASKGYRGQRSRLYRKAKEQQLHSLQYAYRDRRARKGEFRKLWISRINAAARANDITYNRLIQGLKAAGVEVDRKNLADIAISDPAAFTALVEVARAALPEDVNAPSGEAA, encoded by the coding sequence ATGGCACGCGTGAAGCGGGCGGTAAACGCCCACAAGAAGCGGCGCAGCGTCCTTAAAGCCTCGAAGGGCTATCGCGGCCAGCGATCCCGGCTCTACCGCAAGGCCAAAGAGCAGCAACTGCATTCGCTGCAGTACGCATACCGCGACCGTCGTGCTCGCAAGGGCGAGTTCCGCAAGCTGTGGATCTCGCGGATCAACGCCGCCGCGCGTGCCAACGACATCACCTACAACCGGCTGATCCAGGGCCTCAAGGCCGCCGGCGTCGAGGTGGACCGCAAGAACCTGGCCGACATCGCGATCAGCGATCCGGCGGCGTTCACCGCGCTGGTCGAGGTCGCACGGGCCGCGCTGCCTGAGGACGTCAACGCACCCTCCGGAGAGGCTGCCTAA
- a CDS encoding TrmH family RNA methyltransferase: protein MTAALTERSARVAAAVKLHRHVGRRRAGLFLAEGPNLVEAALQRGLVRDLFVTEDAARRHDALVTGQRVPVHPVTERAAKALSDTVTPSGLIAVCEIPATSLDDVLASSPGLIAVAVDISEPGNAGTLIRIADAMGAAAVLLAGHSVDPYNGKCLRASTGSIFSIPVVVAPDTAEVLALLRAGGLQVLATAVDGEISLDDADPILARPTAWLFGPEAQGLPAEVAAQADRRLRIPMAGGAESLNVAAAAAICLYQSARELRLGQRR from the coding sequence ATGACGGCTGCGCTCACCGAGCGCTCGGCCCGGGTGGCGGCGGCGGTCAAGCTGCACCGTCACGTGGGCCGGCGCCGCGCAGGGCTGTTTCTCGCCGAAGGTCCCAATCTGGTTGAAGCGGCCCTGCAGCGTGGGCTGGTCCGGGATCTGTTCGTTACCGAGGACGCCGCGCGCCGGCACGACGCGCTGGTCACCGGGCAGCGGGTGCCGGTGCACCCGGTGACCGAACGCGCCGCAAAGGCGTTGTCCGACACGGTGACTCCCAGTGGTCTGATTGCGGTATGCGAGATCCCGGCGACGAGCCTGGACGACGTGCTTGCCTCATCGCCGGGGCTGATCGCGGTTGCGGTGGACATCAGCGAACCGGGCAACGCCGGCACGCTCATCCGCATCGCCGATGCGATGGGCGCCGCGGCGGTACTTCTGGCGGGGCACAGCGTCGACCCCTACAACGGCAAGTGCCTGCGCGCCTCGACCGGCAGCATCTTCTCGATACCCGTCGTGGTCGCACCCGACACCGCGGAGGTGCTCGCCCTGCTGCGGGCGGGCGGTTTGCAGGTGCTGGCCACCGCGGTGGACGGCGAAATCTCCCTCGACGATGCCGACCCGATCCTCGCGCGGCCGACGGCGTGGCTGTTCGGACCTGAGGCGCAAGGGCTGCCGGCCGAGGTTGCCGCGCAAGCCGATCGCCGGTTGCGTATCCCGATGGCAGGGGGAGCGGAGAGCCTGAATGTTGCTGCGGCCGCTGCCATCTGCCTGTACCAGAGTGCCCGCGAATTAAGACTTGGTCAGCGAAGGTGA
- a CDS encoding PE family protein translates to MSLLTVVPDAVATASSNIESMGSSLRSASDAAVRSTTAIAPPGADEISAAITSLFGTHGQEFAAVNARAAAFQAEFVKLLNGGAAQYVNAEIANAQQALSGLLGGAGVINPAEAVSQTSSISTPFGPISITQTFDVPSSGNGPLSAAISAVTPLGPVSFAVNGAVSTVGSPTSVVSTLGLTGGTISVPTPLRLAIGAAGPMITGGYSLFNSYNAFTSAMTGGNVLGAATAFFSAPFNWTNAVLFGHQTITLPLGQIGGTGPDVSLGIPFGGLFASSAPITMSVPAFSITDASAVPSVTQAWSGSNFAFGGSQFGGLGTEVLKAFGLPL, encoded by the coding sequence ATGTCACTTCTCACGGTTGTTCCGGACGCTGTGGCGACGGCAAGCAGCAACATTGAAAGCATGGGCTCGTCGTTACGCAGCGCGAGCGACGCGGCGGTGCGCAGCACCACTGCGATCGCGCCGCCGGGTGCTGATGAAATCTCGGCGGCGATCACCTCGCTATTCGGAACACATGGCCAGGAATTCGCCGCAGTCAATGCCAGGGCCGCGGCTTTTCAAGCCGAGTTCGTAAAACTTTTGAACGGCGGCGCGGCCCAGTATGTGAACGCCGAGATCGCCAATGCTCAGCAGGCTTTGAGCGGTTTGTTGGGCGGCGCCGGCGTCATCAACCCGGCCGAGGCCGTCAGCCAAACCAGCTCGATCAGTACCCCGTTCGGCCCGATATCCATCACGCAGACGTTCGATGTCCCGTCGTCAGGCAACGGACCGCTGAGCGCAGCGATCAGTGCCGTCACGCCTCTTGGTCCCGTGTCATTCGCCGTCAACGGTGCGGTCTCCACAGTGGGCAGCCCCACGTCCGTGGTGTCGACACTCGGGCTCACCGGCGGGACGATCAGCGTGCCCACCCCGCTGCGACTCGCCATCGGCGCGGCAGGTCCGATGATCACCGGCGGCTACTCGCTGTTCAACAGCTACAACGCGTTTACCTCCGCCATGACCGGCGGAAACGTCCTGGGAGCGGCCACCGCCTTCTTCTCCGCGCCATTCAACTGGACGAATGCCGTCCTCTTCGGTCATCAGACGATCACCTTGCCGCTGGGGCAGATCGGTGGGACGGGTCCAGACGTCAGCCTTGGCATTCCGTTCGGTGGGCTCTTCGCGTCCTCGGCGCCGATCACGATGTCTGTGCCCGCATTCAGCATCACCGACGCCAGCGCCGTACCCTCCGTCACCCAGGCGTGGTCTGGTTCGAACTTCGCCTTCGGCGGCTCACAGTTCGGCGGTCTCGGCACGGAAGTCTTGAAGGCTTTCGGTCTTCCGCTTTAA
- a CDS encoding PE family protein, translating to MSQLTVVPELLKTASGCLESVGAGLRTANAAAAARTTAIAAPALDEISAAITALLGRHGQQFQALSAQTAAYHDTFVNLLNGGAAQYLSAEFANVQQTLANAGGVGAAEASPLDTFISLTTVSQNSNYGPLQISSSYGLGGLYQSAVLTSPLGPVGSFSLSAAPIIPADLSSVGGFAANMTGTAYTAFGPVNWLSAGGNLLVSPTGGFTGSLSGPSPLGPVAITVNGTVPTVTGGSITALGWEFYFQGTQFGFIPRFLQPLGLI from the coding sequence ATGTCGCAATTAACCGTGGTGCCAGAACTTTTGAAGACGGCCAGTGGGTGCCTGGAATCGGTGGGTGCCGGGCTACGAACGGCGAATGCGGCGGCGGCAGCCCGAACCACCGCAATCGCGGCCCCGGCACTCGATGAAATCTCGGCGGCCATCACGGCGCTGCTGGGCCGGCACGGCCAACAATTCCAAGCCCTGAGCGCGCAGACCGCTGCCTACCACGACACCTTCGTCAACTTATTGAATGGCGGCGCCGCGCAGTATCTGAGTGCCGAATTCGCCAATGTGCAGCAAACTTTGGCGAACGCCGGCGGGGTGGGCGCGGCCGAGGCCAGCCCGTTGGACACCTTCATCAGCCTCACCACGGTTAGCCAGAACTCCAATTACGGCCCGTTGCAGATCTCCTCGAGCTACGGCTTAGGCGGGTTGTACCAATCCGCGGTCCTCACCAGTCCTCTGGGTCCGGTGGGATCGTTTTCGCTCAGTGCGGCACCGATCATCCCTGCCGACCTGTCCAGTGTGGGCGGCTTCGCCGCCAATATGACTGGCACCGCCTACACGGCGTTCGGCCCGGTGAACTGGCTGTCGGCGGGCGGCAACCTACTCGTCTCGCCGACCGGAGGATTCACCGGATCCCTGTCCGGACCCTCACCGCTGGGCCCGGTCGCGATCACCGTGAACGGAACGGTACCCACCGTCACCGGCGGCTCGATTACCGCGCTGGGCTGGGAGTTCTATTTCCAGGGCACCCAGTTCGGTTTCATCCCGCGATTCCTGCAGCCACTCGGTTTGATTTAG
- a CDS encoding oxygenase MpaB family protein produces the protein MTVTSTTAADPLGPDSLTWKYFGDLRTGMMGVWIGAIQNMYPELGAGVEEHSILLREPLQRVARSVYPIMGVVYDGDRAAQTGQQIKSYHRTIKGTDGAGRRYHALNPETFYWAHATFFMLVIKVAEYFCGGLTEAEKRQLFDEHVQWYRMYGMSMRPVPNSWEEFQEYWERVGREELEINQAVLDIFQIRIPKPKFVLIPTPIWDQMFKPMVAGQRWIAAGLFEPAVREKAGMRWTPGDEVLLRAFGKLVELAFLAVPDEIRLHPRALAAYRRAEGRIRSDAPLVEAPAFMAPPRDRRGLPMHYFPPRPRSPLEPARLIMERAGALVHSTLSIAGLRPARGRSRAA, from the coding sequence ATGACTGTTACCTCGACGACAGCGGCTGACCCCCTCGGGCCCGACTCGCTGACCTGGAAATATTTCGGGGATCTGCGCACCGGGATGATGGGTGTCTGGATCGGCGCAATACAGAACATGTATCCGGAGCTCGGCGCGGGGGTTGAGGAGCACTCCATCCTGCTGCGCGAGCCGCTGCAGCGAGTGGCCAGGTCCGTCTACCCGATCATGGGCGTGGTCTATGACGGTGACCGGGCGGCCCAAACCGGCCAGCAGATCAAGAGCTACCACCGCACCATCAAAGGAACCGACGGCGCGGGCCGGCGCTATCACGCGCTGAACCCCGAGACGTTCTACTGGGCGCACGCGACGTTCTTCATGCTCGTCATCAAGGTCGCGGAGTACTTCTGCGGCGGACTGACCGAAGCCGAGAAGCGTCAGTTGTTCGACGAGCATGTGCAGTGGTACCGGATGTACGGCATGAGCATGCGGCCGGTGCCCAACTCGTGGGAGGAATTTCAGGAGTACTGGGAGCGGGTCGGGCGCGAGGAGCTGGAGATCAACCAGGCGGTCCTGGACATCTTCCAGATCCGGATCCCCAAACCGAAGTTCGTGCTGATCCCTACTCCGATCTGGGACCAGATGTTCAAGCCCATGGTCGCGGGTCAGCGCTGGATCGCGGCGGGGCTCTTTGAGCCCGCGGTCCGGGAAAAGGCGGGCATGCGCTGGACCCCGGGCGATGAGGTGCTGCTGCGGGCATTCGGCAAGCTGGTTGAACTGGCGTTCCTGGCGGTGCCCGACGAGATCCGGCTGCACCCTCGGGCGTTGGCCGCCTACCGCCGCGCCGAGGGACGGATCCGCAGCGACGCGCCGTTGGTCGAGGCGCCCGCGTTCATGGCGCCACCGCGGGACCGTCGTGGGCTACCGATGCACTACTTCCCGCCCCGGCCCCGTTCGCCGCTCGAGCCGGCGCGGCTGATCATGGAGCGCGCCGGAGCGCTGGTGCACAGCACTCTGTCGATCGCCGGGCTGCGGCCGGCGCGCGGACGCAGCCGGGCCGCTTGA
- a CDS encoding adenylate/guanylate cyclase domain-containing protein, producing the protein MVAFVKRARRLLPGDPEFGDPLSTAGDGGPRAAARAADRLLGDRDAASREVSLGVLQVWQAMTEAVSRKPANPEVTLVFTDLVGFSTWSLQAGDDAALTLLRQVARAVESPLLDAGGHIVKRMGDGIMAVFRRPGVAVKAVLAAQEAIKSVEVEGYRPRMRVGIHTGRPQRLGADWLGVDVNIAARVMERATKGGVMISSPTLDLIPQSDLDAMGVTAKRARRPMFASKLTGIPPDLAIYRLKTHKELSTSDNTNETNVHA; encoded by the coding sequence GTGGTGGCATTCGTGAAGCGGGCGCGACGCTTGCTGCCGGGCGATCCCGAGTTCGGCGATCCGTTGTCGACGGCGGGAGACGGCGGTCCGCGGGCCGCCGCACGCGCCGCCGACCGGCTTCTGGGCGATCGCGATGCGGCATCGCGCGAGGTCAGCCTGGGTGTTCTACAGGTCTGGCAGGCGATGACCGAGGCCGTTTCGCGCAAACCGGCAAACCCTGAGGTGACGCTCGTGTTCACCGATCTGGTGGGTTTCTCGACGTGGTCGCTGCAGGCCGGGGACGACGCCGCCCTGACGTTGCTGCGTCAGGTCGCCCGGGCGGTCGAGTCCCCACTGTTGGACGCCGGCGGGCATATCGTCAAGCGGATGGGTGACGGCATCATGGCCGTCTTCCGTCGTCCCGGAGTTGCTGTCAAGGCCGTCCTCGCCGCCCAGGAGGCCATCAAGTCCGTTGAGGTGGAGGGTTATCGGCCCCGGATGCGGGTGGGCATCCACACCGGCCGACCACAGCGGCTGGGCGCGGACTGGCTGGGCGTCGACGTGAACATCGCGGCCCGGGTCATGGAGCGCGCCACCAAGGGCGGCGTGATGATCTCCAGCCCGACGCTGGACCTCATTCCGCAGAGTGACCTGGACGCGATGGGCGTCACGGCCAAGCGGGCGCGCCGGCCGATGTTCGCCAGCAAACTCACCGGCATCCCGCCCGATTTGGCGATCTACCGGCTGAAAACTCACAAAGAGTTGTCAACCAGCGATAACACAAATGAGACAAACGTCCATGCATAG
- a CDS encoding rhomboid-like protein produces MISSLVARLSRVRFTVGYVAALFAVSTTMLMLSPQAHDRVIRHASTNLHNLSHGRLGTLVGSAFVVEAGPLWFWLPFLTCLLVLAELHLRTLRLLVAFMVGHIGATLVVAAALATAVQMGWMPWSITHASDVGMSYGALAALGALTATIPRPFRSAWITWWITVSVTAAVIGGEFTNAGHAVAVTLGVLVSLRFRAPIHWTPVRCFMLLGSAGFGFLMLAHSMWGMAAGIAFGLSGALIAHFVSARLALRTPADAVSDETVIGAQPATV; encoded by the coding sequence ATGATTTCTAGTCTTGTCGCCCGGCTGTCGCGCGTCCGCTTCACGGTGGGCTACGTGGCGGCCCTGTTCGCGGTCAGCACCACGATGCTGATGTTGAGCCCGCAGGCCCACGACCGCGTGATCCGTCACGCCAGCACGAACCTGCACAACCTGTCGCACGGACGGCTCGGCACCCTGGTCGGTAGTGCCTTCGTCGTCGAGGCCGGCCCGTTGTGGTTCTGGCTGCCGTTTCTGACCTGTCTGCTGGTCCTGGCCGAACTGCACCTGCGCACCCTCCGGCTGCTGGTGGCGTTCATGGTCGGCCACATCGGTGCCACGCTGGTGGTCGCGGCGGCGTTGGCGACGGCGGTGCAGATGGGCTGGATGCCGTGGTCGATCACGCACGCCAGCGATGTCGGGATGAGCTACGGCGCGCTGGCGGCGCTCGGTGCGCTGACCGCCACCATCCCGCGGCCGTTCCGATCGGCCTGGATTACCTGGTGGATCACGGTGAGCGTGACGGCCGCGGTCATCGGCGGTGAATTCACCAACGCCGGTCACGCCGTCGCGGTCACCCTCGGTGTGCTGGTCTCGCTGCGGTTCCGCGCTCCGATCCACTGGACGCCGGTGCGGTGCTTCATGCTGCTGGGATCCGCCGGTTTCGGCTTCCTGATGCTGGCGCACAGCATGTGGGGCATGGCGGCCGGCATCGCGTTCGGCCTGTCAGGGGCGCTGATTGCCCACTTCGTCAGCGCCCGACTCGCGCTTCGCACGCCGGCGGACGCCGTCTCAGACGAGACGGTCATCGGCGCGCAGCCCGCAACGGTCTGA
- a CDS encoding PE domain-containing protein: MSFVIADPESLLSAATDLEDIHSTVRAADAGAGLTTRLAPAAADEVSTAIAGMFGAYGQEYRALSAQLEAYHARFVQALAASANSFATAEAANASILQTIEEQLLRVVNAPTQLLLGRPLIGDGADASVAGGRGGDGGLLVGNGGRGAAGASGQAGGAGGDAGLFGNGGAGGNGGTGAPGGAGGRAGLLLGRPGIAGLAGSVTPPPPVGTGVFSPYVDMTLWPQFDFTGASRIGSIEDVTLGFITANAAGQPAWGGFTEYTIGNGGTVANGNLLYQINGQMDAMRAAGINATISFGGAANQELALTGGTAAQLAAKYTSVMNAYGIHKLDFDIEGAALGDTASLKLRSQAIAALQTSGIAAGKPVDVSFTLPVMPTGLTADGLRAVQIAVDSNVQISHVNIMAMDYYDPSLPYGGKMGDYAIQAATAVHDQLVPLYPTKTSAQIWSMIDVTPMIGVNDDPAEIFSLADAQKLTTFAEQNNLGGLHMWSANRDFPGPLGMLSNTSSGVAQNPWEFSQTFEQFDS, translated from the coding sequence ATGAGCTTTGTGATCGCCGATCCGGAGTCGCTGCTCAGTGCCGCGACGGACCTGGAAGATATCCACTCCACCGTGAGGGCCGCCGATGCAGGCGCGGGACTGACGACGAGGCTTGCGCCGGCCGCCGCCGACGAGGTGTCCACGGCGATAGCAGGGATGTTCGGCGCCTACGGCCAGGAATACCGCGCGCTCAGCGCCCAGCTGGAGGCTTATCACGCCCGATTCGTGCAGGCCCTGGCCGCGAGTGCGAATTCGTTCGCCACCGCCGAGGCAGCGAACGCCTCGATCCTGCAGACCATTGAGGAGCAGCTGCTCAGAGTTGTCAACGCGCCCACCCAGTTGCTGTTGGGCCGGCCGTTGATCGGCGACGGTGCCGACGCCTCGGTGGCCGGCGGCCGCGGCGGCGACGGCGGGCTGCTGGTCGGAAACGGCGGCAGGGGCGCGGCCGGCGCCAGCGGACAGGCCGGCGGTGCCGGTGGGGACGCCGGATTGTTCGGCAACGGCGGTGCCGGCGGCAACGGCGGCACCGGAGCGCCCGGCGGCGCCGGTGGGCGGGCCGGGCTGCTGTTGGGTCGCCCCGGGATCGCCGGGCTTGCCGGCAGCGTCACGCCGCCGCCACCCGTCGGCACGGGTGTGTTCTCTCCCTACGTCGACATGACGCTGTGGCCCCAATTCGACTTCACCGGAGCCAGCCGGATCGGCAGCATCGAAGACGTCACGCTGGGCTTCATCACCGCCAATGCCGCCGGACAGCCGGCCTGGGGCGGCTTCACCGAGTACACGATCGGAAACGGCGGCACCGTCGCAAACGGCAACCTGCTCTACCAGATCAACGGCCAGATGGACGCCATGCGCGCCGCCGGCATCAATGCCACCATCTCCTTCGGCGGCGCGGCCAACCAGGAACTCGCGCTGACCGGCGGAACAGCGGCTCAGTTGGCCGCCAAGTACACCTCGGTGATGAACGCCTACGGGATTCACAAGCTGGATTTCGACATCGAAGGTGCGGCCCTGGGGGACACGGCCTCGCTCAAGCTGCGCTCGCAGGCGATCGCGGCACTGCAGACCAGTGGCATCGCCGCCGGCAAGCCGGTGGATGTCTCATTCACGCTCCCGGTGATGCCGACGGGCCTGACCGCCGACGGTCTGCGGGCCGTTCAGATTGCCGTCGACAGCAACGTGCAGATCAGCCACGTGAACATCATGGCGATGGATTACTACGACCCGTCCCTGCCGTACGGCGGGAAGATGGGCGACTACGCGATCCAGGCGGCCACCGCCGTCCACGACCAATTGGTGCCGCTGTATCCGACGAAAACCAGCGCGCAGATCTGGTCGATGATCGACGTGACCCCGATGATCGGCGTCAACGACGACCCGGCCGAGATCTTCAGCCTGGCCGACGCCCAGAAGCTCACTACCTTCGCCGAACAGAACAACCTCGGCGGACTGCACATGTGGTCGGCAAACCGCGACTTCCCGGGCCCACTGGGGATGCTGTCGAACACCAGCAGCGGAGTGGCGCAGAACCCGTGGGAGTTCTCCCAGACCTTCGAGCAATTCGACTCCTGA
- the pheS gene encoding phenylalanine--tRNA ligase subunit alpha encodes MGDQPVDLSPEALAKAVEAAQQAIAAAGSLDALAQTKTDYLGDRSPLALARQALGSLPKDQRADAGKRVNVARTDAQRSYDERLATLRAERDAAVLVAERIDVTLPSTRQPTGARHPITMLAEHIADTFVAMGWELAEGPEVETEQFNFDALNFPPDHPARSEQDTFYIAPEDSRQLLRTHTSPVQVRTLLERDLPVYIISIGRTFRTDELDATHTPVFHQVEGLAVDRGLTMAHLRGTLDAFARSEFGPLARTRMRPHFFPFTEPSAEVDVWFEGKKGGADWVEWGGCGMVHPNVLRAAGIDPEVYSGFAFGMGLERTLQFRNGIPDMRDMVEGDIRFSLPFGVGA; translated from the coding sequence GTGGGTGATCAACCCGTCGACCTGTCGCCGGAAGCTCTTGCCAAGGCGGTCGAGGCCGCCCAGCAGGCCATCGCGGCCGCCGGCAGTCTGGATGCGCTCGCGCAAACCAAGACCGACTACCTCGGCGACCGCTCCCCGCTGGCCCTGGCCCGGCAGGCCCTGGGCAGCCTGCCCAAGGATCAGCGCGCCGACGCGGGCAAACGCGTCAATGTGGCCCGCACCGACGCCCAACGCAGCTACGACGAGCGCCTGGCCACTCTGCGGGCCGAGCGCGACGCGGCAGTGCTGGTAGCGGAGCGCATCGACGTGACGCTGCCCTCGACCCGGCAGCCGACGGGCGCGCGGCACCCGATCACCATGCTGGCCGAGCACATCGCCGACACATTCGTCGCCATGGGGTGGGAACTCGCCGAGGGGCCCGAGGTCGAAACCGAGCAGTTCAACTTCGACGCCCTCAACTTCCCGCCCGATCACCCGGCGCGCAGCGAACAGGACACCTTCTACATCGCGCCGGAGGACTCCCGGCAGCTTCTCCGCACCCACACCTCCCCGGTGCAGGTACGCACCCTGCTCGAGCGCGACCTGCCCGTCTACATCATCTCCATCGGCCGGACGTTCCGCACCGACGAACTCGACGCCACCCACACCCCCGTCTTCCACCAGGTCGAGGGCTTGGCCGTGGACCGCGGGCTGACCATGGCTCACCTGCGTGGCACCCTCGACGCGTTCGCCCGCTCCGAATTCGGGCCGTTGGCGCGCACCCGGATGCGCCCGCACTTCTTTCCGTTCACCGAACCGTCCGCCGAGGTGGACGTCTGGTTCGAGGGCAAGAAGGGCGGTGCCGACTGGGTCGAGTGGGGTGGCTGCGGCATGGTGCATCCCAACGTCCTGCGGGCCGCCGGCATCGACCCGGAGGTCTACTCCGGCTTCGCCTTCGGCATGGGACTGGAGCGAACCCTGCAGTTTCGCAACGGGATACCCGACATGCGCGACATGGTCGAAGGCGACATCCGGTTCTCGCTGCCGTTCGGGGTGGGGGCCTGA